A genomic region of Nerophis lumbriciformis linkage group LG28, RoL_Nlum_v2.1, whole genome shotgun sequence contains the following coding sequences:
- the mafbb gene encoding v-maf avian musculoaponeurotic fibrosarcoma oncogene homolog Bb, which translates to MSTEAHSLLGLQKPPMNFVSDFDLMKFGVKKETMQAIERSLIGPCSQLHRPDSVSSSPGSTPSNSVPSSPNLPPNDLRNNPEGDPFWIPNNGAFPHPMYPQAFGLTPEDAVEALIGATAQQGHPPAPHSHHQPPFQVDYDGYNQLSETAHHYSELSAAPEMLPSTHCQDPYLKNDMECASPESLDGQHEGSGANHHHHHHHLQGQHRRSNADMNFSDDQLVSMSVRELNRLLRGLGKDEVMRLKQKRRTLKNRGYAQSCRYKRVQQKHILEHEKTSLVSQVEQLKHELNRLVRERDAYKLKCEKLSGANCYHETGSTSDNPSSPEYLM; encoded by the coding sequence ATGAGCACCGAGGCACATTCACTTTTGGGACTGCAGAAACCCCCTATGAATTTTGTCAGCGACTTCGACTTGATGAAGTTTGGCGTCAAAAAGGAGACGATGCAGGCAATCGAACGATCCCTAATCGGGCCATGCAGCCAGCTCCACAGACCGGACTCTGTGTCCTCCAGCCCTGGCAGCACACCGAGCAACTCTGTGCCCTCGTCACCAAACCTCCCACCAAACGACCTACGAAATAACCCAGAGGGTGACCCGTTTTGGATACCCAATAACGGGGCTTTCCCTCACCCGATGTACCCCCAAGCTTTTGGGCTGACACCTGAGGACGCAGTGGAGGCCCTCATCGGGGCGACAGCGCAGCAGGGTCATCCCCCGGCGCCTCATAGCCACCACCAGCCACCTTTCCAAGTTGACTACGATGGCTACAACCAGCTCAGCGAGACTGCGCATCACTACTCAGAGCTCTCTGCTGCCCCAGAAATGCTCCCTAGTACCCACTGCCAAGACCCCTATCTCAAGAATGACATGGAGTGTGCATCTCCTGAGTCCCTGGACGGGCAGCATGAGGGCAGTGGTGCAAAccaccatcatcaccaccaccacctccaAGGGCAGCACAGGCGATCCAATGCCGACATGAACTTTTCAGATGACCAGCTGGTGTCCATGTCGGTCAGGGAGCTCAATCGGCTCCTCAGGGGCCTTGGCAAAGACGAAGTGATGCGTCTCAAGCAAAAGCGTCGGACCCTAAAAAACCGAGGCTACGCGCAGTCGTGCCGCTACAAGCGTGTCCAGCAGAAGCACATCCTTGAGCACGAAAAGACCAGCCTGGTGTCCCAGGTCGAGCAGCTTAAACATGAACTGAACAGACTTGTCCGGGAAAGGGATGCATACAAACTCAAATGTGAGAAACTGTCTGGTGCAAACTGTTACCATGAAACTGGGTCAACCAGTGACAACCCTTCTTCTCCAGAGTATTTAATGTGA